In Gilliamella sp. B3022, the sequence GGGTGGTAACTCAAGCTCTTTAGCAATATCCGTATTCTTAATTGCTTGCGCTTCATCCAAAGATTTACCTTTAATCCACTCAGTAACTAAAGAACTTGATGCAATTGCACTACCACAACCATAAGTTTTAAATTTAGCATCTTCAATGATACCGTCATCGTTTACTTTGATTTGTAGGCGCATAACATCACCACATGCAGGTGCCCCAACCATGCCACTGCCAACGTTGGGATCATTTTGATCAAAAGAACCAACATTACGAGGATTTTCATAATGATCAACTACTTTTTCGCTGTATGCCATAATTTACTCCTATTTTTTAATGGGCTGACCATTTGATTTTACTTAGATCAACACCATCTTTAAACATTTCCCAAAGCGGAGATAATTCTCTTAATTTACCAATAGAGTCTTTGATTAGTTTAATCACATAATCCACTTCTTCTTCAGTACTAAATCGACCAAATGAAAAACGTATCGAACTATGGGCAAGTTCATCATTAAGGCCAAGAGCCCGTAACACATAAGATGGTTCTAAACTAGCAGAAGTACAAGCTGAACCTGATGATACAGCCAAATCTTTTAAAGCCATCATCAATGATTCACCCTCAATGTAAGCAAAGCTTACGTTTAAAATATTAGCAACGCTGTGTTCTAAAGAACCATTAAGATAAACTTCTTCTATATCTTTCAAGCCATTCCACAAGCGATTTTTTAAAGCTAATAAACGCGGCATTTCAGTTGCCATTTCTTCTTTAGCAATACGATATGCTTCTCCCATACCAACAATTTGATGCACAGGTAAAGTTCCAGAGCGCATACCCCTCTCATGACCACCACCATGCATTTGTGCTTCAATACGTACTCTAGGTTTACGCCTTACATAAAGCCCACCGATACCTTTAGGACCGTAAATTTTGTGACCTGAAAATGACATTAAATCAACTTTCAATTTTGTAAGGTCAATTGGCAATTTACCGACACTTTGGGTTGCATCAACGTGAAAAACAATACCTCTTTCACGACACATTTCACCAATTTTTTCGATATCTTGGATGACGCCAGTTTCATTATTGACATGCATAATTGATACAACGGTTGTATCACTGCGCATTGCAGCTGCTAGTTTATCTAAATCCAATATTCCATTAGATTCAGGGGCCAAATAAGTTACTTCATAGCCTTCACGTTCAAGTTGACGGCAGGTATCAAGTACCGCTTTGTGTTCGGTTTTACAAGTAATAATATGTTTACCTTTAGCTTTATTGAAATGAGCTGCCCCTTTAATCGCTAAGTTATCAGCCTCCGTTGCTCCTGAAGTGAACACAATTTCTCGGGAATCAGCACCAATAAGATCGGCAATTTGATTTCGAGCAATATCCACCGCTTCTTCGGCTTGCCAACCAAATTTATGAGAACGGGATGCTGGATTACCAAAAATACCATTTGGTGTTAAATATTGTATCATTTTTTCAGCAACTCTAGGATCAACCGGCGTTGTAGCTGCATAATCCATATAAATAGGTAATTTCATTAATTACTCCCAATTACAAATTCTGTATTTTATTTTTTAATTAATGCTGATGTGCTGTATATTGCTTTGTCGATTAGCTACGGCTTTTACTTCATTATTATTGACTAACTCGCTAAGTGTAATGCTGGTTAAGAAGTCCTCTATTCGCTCGCTTAAATCATTCCATAGTGTATGGGTTAAGCATCTAACACCACCTTGACAGCCATCTTGACCGTGACACTTGGTTGCATGTACCGTTTCATCAACGGCTTTTACAATTGAGCTAATCGCAATTTGATCCATTGCTCGACCCAACACATACCCCCCACCTGGGCCTCTAACACTGGTTACTAAGCCATTTTTTCGTAACCGCGCAAATAATTGTTCAAGATAAGAAAGTGAGATTTCTTGACGTTCTGAAATATCGGCAAGTGATACAGGCCCTGAACCAGAATGTAATGCTACATCCAACATTGCAGTTACCGCGTATCTTCCTTTTGATGTCAATTTCATTAATCATCCCCCTATGTGTTATAATATTTATTGTATATATCCTTTTATTTTAGTCAAGTATTTAGTTGACCATTTTAGTGGGAATTGTCTCCTCTCAGTTCATCATCGACGAAACACAATGAAATATGCTAATCTAGTTGGGTAAATTCATATGGGAGCTAAAGGATGAAATTGGTATTACGTTACTTATTGATAATAAGTTTAGTATTTACGAGTAACACTTTCGCAAATAATTCTCAAAAAATGTTACGAGAAAATTATCAAAAATGGATTAACTCCTATCAATCGTTAAATTTTCAAGAACAAAAAACATTACTTGCAACCCTAAAAAATTATCCATTATATCCTTATGCTGCCGTGCAATTTTTTCAAAAAAATATAAAAGTTGTTCCCCCAAATATGGTCAGAGAATTTGTCAAAAAATATCAGGATTTTCCTTTAACAAACTCTCTAACACAATCTTATTTAAGAGAATTAACCAATCGCCAAGATTGGGATTCTATAATTTCATTTCCTAAAGATAATTCGATACCTTCTAATTGTCTCTACCAATATGCTTTACTCAAGAAAAACGATGATAAATTCATTTTCAATGATGTGAAATCACTTTGGCTTACAGGTAAAGAGCTTTCTTCTGCATGTGATCCATTACTTGATGCCTGGACTAAAATCGGTAAACGAACAAATAATTTAATATTATTACGTATTGAATTGGCAGTCGAAGCAAATAATTTAAAATTAGCTCGACATCTTGCAAACTTATTAGATGAACGTTATACAACGACTAAAAGCCATTTACTAGACTTATTTGATAATCCAAGAAAATTGGAAGATTTCTCAAAAAATATTAAAGCAAGCTCTTTTACTAAAAAAATTATTTTAGCATCATTCTCTCGTTTAACCAAAGTCGATATGAAATTAGCTGAGACTTTATTACCGCAATTAATTAATCAGCAAAAATTAAATGAAAACGAACAAAGTTTATTGCAAAAAAGTTTAGCTAGTGTTTATTTTAATGATTCTGCTACTGATGAACAAATTAAATGGAGAGACAATTATATTGCCAAAAGTCATGATTCATCGTTGGTTGAAAAACGTATCCGTATAGCTATTGATGAAAATAATTACAAAGATATTGATTATTGGCTAGCACAACTAACACCAGAAGATCAATTAAAAGAGGATTGGCAATATTGGAAAGCACGTGTGTTATTAAAAAATAATCAAAAAAAAGAAGCGCATGGGATTTTACAAACACTCACAACGAAACGTGGCTTTTATGGTATGATTAGTGCACAAGCACTGAATCAATATTACTCTCTTAATAATCAATCACAAAAAATTACCCATACCGAAATTTCAACATTAAAATCTAAGTTTGATAATAAACCTTTTATCAAAAGAATTAATGAATTACGTAGTTTAGGTATGTTATCAGAATCAAGCCGAGAATGGCGATATATGCTCAATAGTCAAATGGATAATAATGAATACCCGAAATTAGCTCAATATGCTTTACATAAAGGTTGGGGAGATCTAAGTATTCAAGCAACCATTGCAGGCAAACTATGGAATAATTGGACCGAACGCCTACCTATCATGTACCGTGACTTATATCATAATGCCTTAAAAGATAAAGCTATCCCATTTTCTTATGCTTTAGCTATCTCTCGTCAAGAAAGTGCGCTTGATACTACAGTACAGTCTTCAGCTGGAGCCAGAGGATTAATGCAATTGATGCCAGCCACCGCAAAAGAAACGGCTAAAAAAATGGGCTCTATTACTTATGTTTCATCAACACAGCTGTTCGATCCTAAAATCAACATACAATTGGGTAGCTACTATTTAAATTCAGTTTATCTACAAAATGATAATAACCGGATATTATCTTCAGCAGCTTATAATGCAGGACCTAATCGTGTCAAAGGCTGGTTAAAAGAGAGTGGTGGAAAACTTGATGCTGTTGCTTTTATTGATAGCATTCCATTTACTGAAACGCGTAATTACGTGAAAAATGTATTAGTTTATGACTATATCTATCAAATGATCTTAGGTAAAAAAAATCCACAAATTTTAACTCAGCATGAATTTAATAAACAATATTAATGGTGATTATAATGAAAAATAACGAATGGCAACAAACCGTTAAGCTATTACACCAAGCTTTTAATGACGGTTATTCACTTGATATATTAAAATTATTAATGACAGCCGATGAGCGAGATGCCCTGATAACCAGAATGAAAATTGTACATTCATTGCTTGACGGTTCTATCAACCAACGGCAGTTAAAAGATCAACTAAAAATAGGCATTGCAACAGTAACTCGAGGTTCTAATAGTCTTAAAGAGGCAACACCTGAGTTTAAAAAATGGTTAGAAAACACTCTATTAAGCTCAGATAACTAAAACATGGCTAATAACAATGAGCGATACTTGTAAAAAGTATCATTATAAATTTTGTTGGATATTAACTTCAGTTTCTGTAACAACTGGCACGCAGTAATCACACTCCATAGTTTTAATATCTTTCACAGAGCAGACTGTATCATTTTGATGATTATGATGAATTTCGATTAAACAACTGGAACTACGCAACCGTACTTTTAGGGTTGGCATTGCAGCTAAATGAACTTGAGAGATAAAATCACTAAAATTATCTGGCGAACCAATATATTTAAAGCACAAATATAATCCACCTTCACTGACAACTTCTTCAATATGTTCAAGATTATTATTATGATCTAACGCAATGGTATAAAGTAATTCTTGCTCATTGGTGTTATCTTTACTTTTTAATATACGACTAAACGCATAAATTTTATCAGGCAAATCTTCATTATTATTTGTACAACGAGATAAATAATTATGAAAAAACTGCGTCCGAAGTCTATTTTCTTCGTCTAATAATTGCCCTAAATTACAATTATTCTTAAATGAAATCCCCCAAAAAGTCTGTTTCGGCATATCAACAAATTTGGGATCAGGTAGTGAAAGCTGATTTTTATTAAGATCAATTGCTGGTGTTAATCCTACAGGATCCCAAAATTCACCTCGACGATAACTTGCTGGAGTTTCATTAAACTGTTTTTTAAAAGATCGAGTAAATGTTTGTTGCGAATCAAAACGATATTGCATAGCAATGTCTAAAATCGGCTTGCTTGTCATACGCAAAGCGAGCGCCGCATAAGTTAAGCGACGATGGCGAATATACGTCCCAAGAACTTGACCCGTTACTTCTTTAAACATTCGTTGTAAATGCCACTTTGAATAACCAGACTTTTGCGATACATTATCAATAGACAATGGCTGTTCCAAATTTTTTTCAATCCAAATAATAAGATCTGAAATAATACTAACTTGATTCATAAAACGCCATCATAAAATGAACAGACACATAGCCCCTGATTATGACTTAATCCCAGCAATAAGCAAGTTCTAAATCAAAATTATTTTCAATGCATTTTAATAAAATGAATGTGCGCCCGCTTGATGTTCGGTAATATCTTTCACTCCTGCAAGTTCAGGAAATTCAACCATTAATTGTTTTTCAATACCTTCTTTTAACGTATAATCAACCATTGAGCAACCATTACATCCACCACCAAATTGTAATATGACATAATTATCGTCGGTTAACTCAACTAGATTTACACGTCCACCATGACTTGCCAACTGAGGGTTAATCTGTGCTTGGATAACATAGTTGACTCGTTCAATTAACGGGGCATCATCCGCAACTTTTCTCATTTTGGAATTTGGTGCTTTTAAAGTTAACTGTGCTCCAAATTCATCCGTCACATAATCAATCACAGTTTCTTCCAAAAATGGGGCACTCAATTCATCGATATAAACAGAAAAATCGGCATACTTTTCTTCTATATCGTTATCTTCAACTGTATCAGCCGGACAATATGAAACGCCACATTCTGCACTAGGCGTACCTGGATCCATAACAAATACTCTAATTTGTGTGCCTTCTGGTTGATTAGCAAGCAATTTTTTAAAGTGCTGTTGAGCTGATTCAGAAATAGTAATAATAGACATAACTCCTCACTTTAACACTATTTGGTATAAATAATACCCAGCATCATTTATAATAGTTGACTAACTTTCTTGGTTATTATAGGGGCTGTTTAGGATTTTACAATACCGTACGGCATAAACAAATTATCTCAACACGAGTAGCCCCGCGTTGTTTTAACTGTTGACTAATAACATTTATAGTATTACCAGTAGTAACAATATCATCAATAAGCATTACCGATTTATTAGCAACATTTTGGTTACAAACAAAAAGTGTTTCAACATTGCTCATCCGTTGTTTAAGTGATAACTTCTTTTGATCTGTCGCATTTTTCCTTCTTGATAACAGATGAGGATAAAAATCGCGATTTAACCATTTAGCAATCGGTTTTGCTAACAATTCAGCTTGATTGTAGCCTCGGGACCAATATCGAAAATGATGTAAAGGAACACAAGTTACCAAATCTGGTTTAGCTAAGCCTTCCATTTCCCGCCGTTGATACCAGGCTAAAAACATTAATCTGGCTAATGCCAAATTTAATTCAATTTTTTTATAAAATTTTAAGTGATGAATTAAATTCTTTAATGGGTGAATATATTCACTAGCAGCAATAAGTTCGTCCCAATAGGGTTTATGCTCTCGACATCGATAGCATACATTTGTTGATAACGAATGGGGTAAACAACATTGGGGACAAATCTTATTGAATTTAGGTAAATTTTTAACACATTGGCTGCAAATACCATGATGAGATAAAGATAAAGACATATTACATAAAATACAGCGCATAAAGTTTGTTTTTTGTAAAAAAGTTTGAGGTTAACATAATGTTTCAGTATAAAATCTACTTATCATTTGGATCCACTTCAAAATAGAAACCCAGTAAATTCATTTATAATAAATGTTTAAAAAACGTGTTCTTAATAAAGAATAAAATTGCGATCTATGACACATAATTTCATCTGATGTTGCATAATAATTATTTAAAATAATCAAATATTCGGTATAATCAGCCAACTATATCGGATTAAGGAAATAATATATGAAAAAAATCAAATTGTTATTTATATCATTGTTGTTCACTCTTTTTACTAGTGTTGCTGGCGCTGATACTAAAGTGTTATTGCAAACGAGTCTGGGTGATATTGAAATTGAATTAGATAGCGAACATGCGCCAATAACTACTAAAAACTTTATTGATTATGTTAAGAGTGGATTTTATGAAAATTTAACCTTTCACCGCGTCATGCCTGGCTTTATGATTCAAGGTGGTGGAGCCGACGATCAATTGAAATTTAAAGAGGGAAATGCACCGATAAAAAATGAAGCAAACAATGGTTTGAAAAACAATCGTGGTACGATAGCCATGGCAAGAACAAGTAATGTGGATAGTGCAACTAGCCAATTCTTTATTAATACTGTTAACAACGAATTTCTCAATTACCAATCACCTGAAAATTACGGTTATGCTGTTTTTGGTAAAGTGATTAAAGGGATGGATACTGTTGATAAAATTGTGAATGTAGCAACTCACCGTGTTGGACCTCACCAAAATGTGCCAGTTGATCCGGTCTATATTAAAAAGGTAACCATTATTGAATAGATGGAATAATTTTTTAAAACGATGCGCTCCTAAAAAAACCATCTTAATAATTTAAGATGGTTTTCTTCTTTTATTGCCAATACAGATATTTTATTTTAGGTTACTTAATAAATTAGCAAGCGTTCTTATACCAACACCTGTAGCACCTGTTGCCCATAATGCGGTTGCACTTTTACGAAAGGTTGCTGAACAATCAATGTGTAGCCAATTTTGTTTATAATTCTTAATAAAATAGGATAAAAAAGCAGCTGCCGTACTTGCGCCAGCGGTATTCGGTAATCCGGAATTTGCCATATCAGCAAAAGAAGATGGAAATTGAGAGCGATGAAAATCAGCTAATGGTAGTCGCCAGAAATTCTCATGTTCAGCTTGACTACTTGCTAATAACTGATGAGCAAA encodes:
- the iscU gene encoding Fe-S cluster assembly scaffold IscU, with amino-acid sequence MAYSEKVVDHYENPRNVGSFDQNDPNVGSGMVGAPACGDVMRLQIKVNDDGIIEDAKFKTYGCGSAIASSSLVTEWIKGKSLDEAQAIKNTDIAKELELPPVKIHCSLLAEDAIKAAIDDYKTKKGQS
- a CDS encoding IscS subfamily cysteine desulfurase, which translates into the protein MKLPIYMDYAATTPVDPRVAEKMIQYLTPNGIFGNPASRSHKFGWQAEEAVDIARNQIADLIGADSREIVFTSGATEADNLAIKGAAHFNKAKGKHIITCKTEHKAVLDTCRQLEREGYEVTYLAPESNGILDLDKLAAAMRSDTTVVSIMHVNNETGVIQDIEKIGEMCRERGIVFHVDATQSVGKLPIDLTKLKVDLMSFSGHKIYGPKGIGGLYVRRKPRVRIEAQMHGGGHERGMRSGTLPVHQIVGMGEAYRIAKEEMATEMPRLLALKNRLWNGLKDIEEVYLNGSLEHSVANILNVSFAYIEGESLMMALKDLAVSSGSACTSASLEPSYVLRALGLNDELAHSSIRFSFGRFSTEEEVDYVIKLIKDSIGKLRELSPLWEMFKDGVDLSKIKWSAH
- the iscR gene encoding Fe-S cluster assembly transcriptional regulator IscR, with the translated sequence MKLTSKGRYAVTAMLDVALHSGSGPVSLADISERQEISLSYLEQLFARLRKNGLVTSVRGPGGGYVLGRAMDQIAISSIVKAVDETVHATKCHGQDGCQGGVRCLTHTLWNDLSERIEDFLTSITLSELVNNNEVKAVANRQSNIQHISIN
- the sltY gene encoding murein transglycosylase; amino-acid sequence: MKLVLRYLLIISLVFTSNTFANNSQKMLRENYQKWINSYQSLNFQEQKTLLATLKNYPLYPYAAVQFFQKNIKVVPPNMVREFVKKYQDFPLTNSLTQSYLRELTNRQDWDSIISFPKDNSIPSNCLYQYALLKKNDDKFIFNDVKSLWLTGKELSSACDPLLDAWTKIGKRTNNLILLRIELAVEANNLKLARHLANLLDERYTTTKSHLLDLFDNPRKLEDFSKNIKASSFTKKIILASFSRLTKVDMKLAETLLPQLINQQKLNENEQSLLQKSLASVYFNDSATDEQIKWRDNYIAKSHDSSLVEKRIRIAIDENNYKDIDYWLAQLTPEDQLKEDWQYWKARVLLKNNQKKEAHGILQTLTTKRGFYGMISAQALNQYYSLNNQSQKITHTEISTLKSKFDNKPFIKRINELRSLGMLSESSREWRYMLNSQMDNNEYPKLAQYALHKGWGDLSIQATIAGKLWNNWTERLPIMYRDLYHNALKDKAIPFSYALAISRQESALDTTVQSSAGARGLMQLMPATAKETAKKMGSITYVSSTQLFDPKINIQLGSYYLNSVYLQNDNNRILSSAAYNAGPNRVKGWLKESGGKLDAVAFIDSIPFTETRNYVKNVLVYDYIYQMILGKKNPQILTQHEFNKQY
- the trpR gene encoding trp operon repressor, with the translated sequence MKNNEWQQTVKLLHQAFNDGYSLDILKLLMTADERDALITRMKIVHSLLDGSINQRQLKDQLKIGIATVTRGSNSLKEATPEFKKWLENTLLSSDN
- the robA gene encoding MDR efflux pump AcrAB transcriptional activator RobA, translated to MNQVSIISDLIIWIEKNLEQPLSIDNVSQKSGYSKWHLQRMFKEVTGQVLGTYIRHRRLTYAALALRMTSKPILDIAMQYRFDSQQTFTRSFKKQFNETPASYRRGEFWDPVGLTPAIDLNKNQLSLPDPKFVDMPKQTFWGISFKNNCNLGQLLDEENRLRTQFFHNYLSRCTNNNEDLPDKIYAFSRILKSKDNTNEQELLYTIALDHNNNLEHIEEVVSEGGLYLCFKYIGSPDNFSDFISQVHLAAMPTLKVRLRSSSCLIEIHHNHQNDTVCSVKDIKTMECDYCVPVVTETEVNIQQNL
- the nfuA gene encoding Fe-S biogenesis protein NfuA → MSIITISESAQQHFKKLLANQPEGTQIRVFVMDPGTPSAECGVSYCPADTVEDNDIEEKYADFSVYIDELSAPFLEETVIDYVTDEFGAQLTLKAPNSKMRKVADDAPLIERVNYVIQAQINPQLASHGGRVNLVELTDDNYVILQFGGGCNGCSMVDYTLKEGIEKQLMVEFPELAGVKDITEHQAGAHSFY
- a CDS encoding phosphoribosyltransferase family protein gives rise to the protein MRCILCNMSLSLSHHGICSQCVKNLPKFNKICPQCCLPHSLSTNVCYRCREHKPYWDELIAASEYIHPLKNLIHHLKFYKKIELNLALARLMFLAWYQRREMEGLAKPDLVTCVPLHHFRYWSRGYNQAELLAKPIAKWLNRDFYPHLLSRRKNATDQKKLSLKQRMSNVETLFVCNQNVANKSVMLIDDIVTTGNTINVISQQLKQRGATRVEIICLCRTVL
- a CDS encoding peptidylprolyl isomerase, with protein sequence MKKIKLLFISLLFTLFTSVAGADTKVLLQTSLGDIEIELDSEHAPITTKNFIDYVKSGFYENLTFHRVMPGFMIQGGGADDQLKFKEGNAPIKNEANNGLKNNRGTIAMARTSNVDSATSQFFINTVNNEFLNYQSPENYGYAVFGKVIKGMDTVDKIVNVATHRVGPHQNVPVDPVYIKKVTIIE